A single genomic interval of Natator depressus isolate rNatDep1 chromosome 16, rNatDep2.hap1, whole genome shotgun sequence harbors:
- the LOC142000009 gene encoding ficolin-2-like, protein MDEDSCPGERGAPGEVGPAGPPGKGEKGDAGPSGLKGEKGIPGTTAFDVRQLDNIQCKKGAKNCKELLARGHVMSGWYTIYPDGCAAMTVLCDMDTDGGGWLVFQRRVDGSMDFHRNWAFYKRGFGNQLTEFWLGNDNIHLLTSLGNNELRIDLGDFENKKYFAKYKSFNILGESEQYKLILGNMVAGDAGRDSLTYQKNSKFSTPDRDNDLDSGNCAKTFQGAWWFNSCHHSHLNGMYLRGAHNRPGHGVLWNKGIGNEYSYKFSEMKFRPLP, encoded by the exons ATGGATGAGGACAGCTGCCCAG GAGAAAGGGGAGCTCCTGGGGAGGTGGGACCAGCTGGGCCACCAGGCAAAG gaGAGAAAGGTGATGCCGGCCCCTCTGGACTAAAAG gaGAAAAAGGAATCCCCGGGACAACAGCATTTG ATGTGAGGCAGCTGGACAATATCCAGTGTAAGAAAG GTGCAAAGAACTGCAAGGAGCTGTTAGCCAGAGGGCACGTTATGAGCGGCTGGTACACCATCTACCCCGATGGCTGTGCTGCCATGACCGTGCTGtgtgacatggacacagatggtGGGGGATGGCTT GTTTTCCAGAGACGGGTGGATGGGTCAATGGATTTTCATCGTAACTGGGCTTTCTACAAGAGAGGTTTTGGCAACCAGCTGACAGAATTTTGGTTGGGAAATGACAATATTCACCTGCTGACATCACTTG GAAATAACGAGCTGCGCATTGACCTCGGAGACTTCGAAAACAAGAAATATTTTGCCAAGTACAAGTCATTCAACATTTTGGGAGAATCTGAGCAATACAAACTGATTCTAGGGAACATGGTGGCAGGTGATGCAGGTAG GGATTCATTAACCTACCAGAAGAACAGTAAGTTTTCAACCCCAGACCGTGACAATGATCTGGATTCGGGTAACTGTGCAAAAACCTTCCAAGGAGCCTGGTGGTTCAATAGCTGCCATCACTCCCACCTGAATGGGATGTATTTACGAGGAGCCCATAATCGTCCTGGTCATGGTGTGCTCTGGAACAAGGGTATTGGGAATGAATATTCCTACAAGTTCTCCGAAATGAAATTCAGGCCCCTTCCCTAG